The DNA segment GGCTGGAGGCCACCGCCTTCTACGATCCCAAGAACTTCGTCTACCCGTTCGGCACGCACATGGCCGTGGTGGAAATCGACACGGACACGGGCAAGGTGGACCTCCGCAACTACGGCTGCGTGGACGATTGCGGGCCTCTGATCAACCCGCTGATCGTGGAGGGTCAGGTTCACGGCGGTATCGCCCAGGGTGCGGGTCAGGCGCTGTGGGAAGAGGGCGCATACGACGAGGAAGGCAACCTGCTGGCCGCCTCCTACATGGAATACACCATGCCGCGCGCCGACGACCTGCCCATGTACCAGATTGACCATACCGTGACCCCCAGCCCCCACAACCCACTGGGCGTGAAGGGCATCGGCGAGTCCGGCACGATCGCCAGCAGCTCTGCCGTCGCCAACGCCGTGCTGGATGCGCTGTGGGTGGAGTGCGGCATTGAACATATGGACATGCCCTACACCGCCGAGAAGGTCTGGAAAGCCATCCGGGACTCGCGTGCAGGGATGGAACAGGCAGCGGACGATTAAGAGCTGTCAAACCGTCTAACGGTCTGAAGGTCTAACCGCAAAAAGAAGAATGAGCAGCAGCTTCTTAGTGGCTAGACGGTTTGACAGTTGAACCGTTTGACGCCGACCAAAGGGAGGCAAACATGTATCCAGCCAATTTCGACTATCAGAAAGCCGCCAGCGTAGATGACGCCCTCAAAGCCATGTCCGAAAATCCCGATCTCAAGATCATTGCCGGGGGGCATTCGCTGCTGCCTGCCATGAAACTGCGTCTGGCCCAGCCGCCCGCACTGCTGGATATCTTCAATCTGGAGGAACTCAAGGGCATTTCAGAAGACGGCGACTTTTATGTGGTTGGCGCGATGACCACGCACGCCGACGTGATGCGTAGTCACCTCCCCCTCTTTCCCGAAGTGGCGGGCTGGGTGGGTGATCCGATGGTGCGTAACCGTGGGACCATCGGCGGCTCTCTGGCGCATGCCGATCCCAGCGCGGATTATCCGGCAGCAGCACTGGCAACGGGAGCGGAGTTCGTCATTCGCGGCATGGGCGGTGAGCGCACGGTGGGCGCGGACGAGATGTTCCTGGGCATGTTCGAGAGTGCCGTGGAAGCGGGCGAACTCCTGACCCACATCCGCATCCCTAAAGGCATCAGCTCAAGCGTGTACGAGAAATACCGTCACCCGGCCAGCCATTACGCCATCGTGGGTGTGGCGATGGCCCGGCATGCCGACGGCCAGATTCGCGCGGCTTACACTGGGGCGGCAGAGAAAGCGGCGCGTTTGCCCAAGCTGGAAGAACGCCTGAATGCTGGACAGGACGTGGGAACCGGCTTGGTGGAGGGCGCAGACCTGCTAGGAGACCGTTTCGCCAGCGCCGACTTCCGCGCACATCTGGTGGACGTGCTGTCTGACCGGGCGGCCAAACGCTTAGGCTGAGTAGAGTCTCCATTCCCATAGCAATCATGCGCTGAGCATCACCACAAACCTTGTATTCCCCTTTCCACTGGGAAAGGGGACTTTCTTTGCATGTTTTGCAGGACAGCGCCCCGTCATTTTGTGCCCCTCCCGGTATGTTGGGTTCACGGAGGTGGCCCATGCAAGTACAGGTCAATGGAAAGACGCGGCAGGTCCAGCGCGAGGACGAACTGCTGCTGTGGGTGCTGCGCGACGAGCTGGGCCTGACCGGCACGCATTACGGCTGCGGCATCGGCATCTGCGGCAGTTGTACCGTGCTGGTGGACGGTCAGGTGACGCGCAGTTGCCTGACCCCTGTGGCGAGCGTGGCTGGGAAAGCCGTGACCACACTGGAGGGACTGGCAAAAGTTGGGCGGGGCGGCGTGGTGACACTGCACCCCGTTCAGCAGGCATTCGTGGAAAATCCCCTCCAGTGCGGGTGGTGCCTGCCGGGACATGTGCTGTCGGCGGTGGCGCTGCTCGATGCCAACCCTGCGCCCACGCCAGAGCAGATCGATGACAGCGCAGGCATCAACCTATGCCGTTGCGGGGGCTACAACAACGTGCGGAAGGCCGTGGCGCGGGCGGCGGAA comes from the Deinococcus sp. AJ005 genome and includes:
- a CDS encoding xanthine dehydrogenase family protein subunit M, with the protein product MYPANFDYQKAASVDDALKAMSENPDLKIIAGGHSLLPAMKLRLAQPPALLDIFNLEELKGISEDGDFYVVGAMTTHADVMRSHLPLFPEVAGWVGDPMVRNRGTIGGSLAHADPSADYPAAALATGAEFVIRGMGGERTVGADEMFLGMFESAVEAGELLTHIRIPKGISSSVYEKYRHPASHYAIVGVAMARHADGQIRAAYTGAAEKAARLPKLEERLNAGQDVGTGLVEGADLLGDRFASADFRAHLVDVLSDRAAKRLG
- a CDS encoding (2Fe-2S)-binding protein gives rise to the protein MQVQVNGKTRQVQREDELLLWVLRDELGLTGTHYGCGIGICGSCTVLVDGQVTRSCLTPVASVAGKAVTTLEGLAKVGRGGVVTLHPVQQAFVENPLQCGWCLPGHVLSAVALLDANPAPTPEQIDDSAGINLCRCGGYNNVRKAVARAAELKRGSL